A genomic stretch from Tenrec ecaudatus isolate mTenEca1 chromosome 17, mTenEca1.hap1, whole genome shotgun sequence includes:
- the LOC142430334 gene encoding small ribosomal subunit protein eS6-like gives MKLNISFPATGCQKLIEVDDERKLCTFYEKRMATEVAAEALGDVWKGYVVSISGGNNKQGFLMKHGVLTHGCVCLLLSKGHSYYRPRRTGERKRKSVRGCIVDANLSVLNLVIVKKGEKDIPGLTDTTVPRRLGPKRASRIRKLFNLSKEDDVRQYVVRKPLNKEGKKTRTKAPKIQRLGTPWVLQHKHWRIALKKQRTKKNKEEAAEYAKLLAKRTKEAKEKRQEQIAKRRRLSSLRASTSKSDSSQK, from the coding sequence ATGAAGCTGAATATatccttcccagccactggctgCCAGAAACTCATTGAAGTGGACGATGAACGCAAACTTTGCACCTTTTATGAGAAGCGAATGGCCACGGAGGTCGCCGCGGAGGCGCTGGGCGATGTATGGAAGGGCTATGTCGTCAGCATCAGCGGTGGGAATAACAAGCAAGGCTTTCTCATGAAGCACGGTGTCTTGACCCACGGCTGTGTCTGCCTGCTGCTGAGTAAGGGGCACTCCTACTACAGACCACGGAGAACTGGGGAGAGGAAGCGCAAATCTGTCCGGGGCTGCATTGTGGATGCCAATCTGAGCGTTCTCAACTTGGTTATTgtaaagaaaggggagaaagatATCCCAGGACTAACTGATACAACTGTGCCTCGTCGCCTGGGGCCCAAAAGAGCCAGCAGAATCCGCAAACTCTTCAATCTCTCTAAAGAAGATGACGTCCGCCAGTACGTTGTGAGAAAGCCACTGAACAAAGAGGGCAAGAAAACTAGGACCAAAGCGCCCAAGATTCAGCGTCTTGGGACTCCGTGGGTCCTGCAGCACAAGCACTGGCGCATTGCCCTGAAGAAGCAGCGCACCAAGAAAAACAAGGAGGAGGCTGCCGAATATGCCAAGCTTTTGGCCAAGAGAACAAAGGAGGCCAAGGAGAAGCggcaggagcagattgccaagcGACGGAGGCTGTCCTCGCTGAGGGCTTCTACCTCCAAGTCTGACTCCAGTCAGAAATGA